Below is a genomic region from Spartobacteria bacterium.
CTGCGATGCATTTTCATTTTAGCTACTTGTCATTTCCTTTGCCATTATTAGTCTTGGTAGACGTAGCCGTGGGCTCAGGAGTTGCCGTTGCACCCGGAACCGCTGTTGCACCGGGTGTCGGCACGCTGCTCACAGCACTGGCAAATATGGTATCCAGTCCATTCCCTGCGTAGGTGGGGATCTCATTAAATATGATAGATGACAGTACCACTACGTTGGTTCGCACGGCGGGGTACGTCCAGTTGATGGTTATGGCGACACGCTTTGCTTCATTGGACGTTTCGGAGACATCCCAGACGCGGGTGAACTGATTGATACTGTCGCTTCCCGACGACACATTGGTGTAACTCAGCACGAGAAATTCTTCCATTTTTCGTTCAGCCAGCTCGATGGCCATATTGCTGTAGTACCCCTCGTAATTCGTCCGGGTAACCCAGCTAAGCAATCCCCAGATGCCGCCCATGGAAAGTCCCACAATAAAGGTGGAAACCACCACTTCAACTAATGAAAACCCGTGTTTTTTATACTTCTTTTTCATGACACACCAAGCTATGACGTTCCATGCTAGCCGTTATTATATTTGTAGGTAGACATTTGGCCCGAAGGCCACACCATGACTGTATAACTGTTTTTTGCATTACCCGCCCGCAACCAGAACCACATGACGTTGTAGTAATCATCCCCCGACACAAAGGTGCCATCGGCATGGAATGCCACCGTATTTTGTGGCCAATAGCTGTATTCAACCTTGTTTAAGCCATCCACGGTGCGGGACAGGAGCTCATTATCCGTCTTCAGGTTATCATGATTCCTATCCGCCCATATTTCGTAGGTGCTGTTGGTTGCATTCAGCGAAAGCTCCACACGGCAGGATTCCGCCATGGCCTGCGTGCGTGCACTGCGCATCAATGCATTCAGCTGCCAGATGGTGTTGTTCAGGTGTATATCGGGGAGACGGGATACCAGCGACGGAATCGCCAGTGCCGACATAAGCCCCATAATGGAGATCACAAGCATCATTTCTATCAGCGTAAAAGCCGAACCCCCTCTAAAAGAGGATCCGTGCAGCGTATCAATCCCTCTACTACATATACTCATATCCGAACCTCTTAAAACATGTCAAAGCAGGAGACCCTGTAAGAATATACTATGCGTTAGGCCACGGTTTTAATAGGGGTCAACGGTCTGATTGATCTATCAGACTTTGTCTGATAGTAGACAAAAAAATCCCCCCCGGCGAAACGGAACACCGGGGGGAGGGATCGGCAGCACAACACATACTGCTCCTACACAGAAAGATATCCTTTTATCTTCTCTTCATTAATGGATCCTTTGGCATCCGAATGAATGATATTTCCCGATTCGATGACATACATATGATCGGCAATATCGATGGTAAAACTAAGCACCTGTTCGGTAACGATGATGGACAGGTTTTTTGACTGCTTGATCTGATTCAGCAAGTACGCGATATCCTTGATGATGGAGGGCTGAATGCCTTCCGTCGGTTCATCAAGAATCAGTACTTTCGGTTCTGAAACCAGAGCTCTCGCAATGGCCAGCTGCTGCTGCTGTCCGCCGGACAAGTTGCCGCCCTTTCGTTTACGCATATCGTAGAGCACATGAAACATGCTATAGGCATCGTTCATCAGTTCCGCCTTATGCGTCGATTTGGGATTGAGACCGGACAGAATATTTTCTTCAACGGTCAGTTTCGAGAAAATCTGCCGTCCCTGAGGCACATAGGCAATGCCGGCTTTGACGCGCCTACTGCTGTCCCAGGACGCCACATCGGTCTCATCCAGCATAACACGGCCGGATTTGGGCTTCACCACGCCGATGATACTTTTCATGAGAGTGGATTTTCCCATGCCGTTTTTGCCCATAATGGCAATCACTTGCCGGGGTTTCGCCTCAAAGGAAATGCCATGGATGACTTCACTCTGGCCATAGGCGACATGTAGATCTTTAATTGAGAGCATTGGATTATTCCTTTCGCTTAAATCGACGGGATCAGTGTCCGAGATAGACATCGATCACTTTTTCGTTTTTCTCTACGTCTTCCATAGAGCCTTCGGCCAATACTTTGCCCTGATGCATCACCGTGACGCGGTGAGCAATTTCACGAACAAAATTCATGTCATGCTCAATCACCAGCACCGAACGGTCTTTGCATATTTTATCCAGCAGGGCGGCCGTCTTATTGCGTTCGTCCACACTCATCCCAGCCACAGGTTCGTCCAGCATGAGCAGACGGGGGTCGGACATCAGCAGCATGCCGATTTCCAGCCACTGTTTTTGTCCGTGACTCAGCAGTTCACCCTGGGTCTCCAGTTTATCTTCGAGATAGATCATTTTGGCGACGGCACTGATGCGCTCCATGATTTCTTCATCACGCCTGAAGGCCAGAGCTCCCCAAACGCCGCGCCCTCTGGGATAAGAAACCTCCAGATTTTCGAACACCGACAACGCCGGGTAGATCGACGGCGTCTGGAATTTACGCCCGACACCCACCTGAACGATCTTCTGTTCCGCCATCGTGGTCAGCTGGTACTTACCAAACTCAATGGAGCCGGAGGTGGGCTTGGTTTTCCCGCAGATCAGATCCAGCAGCGTCGTTTTACCCGCGCCATTAGGTCCGATGATCACATGCACCCGTCCCATTTCCAGATAGAGCGACACATTGTCTACGGCCTTAAATCCATCGAACGATACCGTCAGGTTTTCTACCGAGAGAACATATTTAGTTAAGCTCATGACAGCTCCTTTCCTGCTTTGAACTTGCCCTGCATGGGACAGCTCCGTTTATCCATGCCCGTCCATTTCATGCATTTTGAACCGACGGTTCCGCCATACTGCTCAATCAGACCGGCCAGTCCATCCGAACAGACCACCGTGGTCAGGATGAAGACACCACCCATGATAAACATCCACAGTTCGGGGAACTGTTCTGAAAAATAGGTGCGGCCAAAACTGACAATCAGCGTTCCGTATACGGCGCCCACCAGCGAACGGCGACCGCCCACCGCACAGAAGATCACCATGTAGATGGATGGCGCAATCGTCACCAGCTTCGGCGACATAAAGCCCACATTCAGGGTAAACATCGCGCCGCCCACAGCGGAAATAATGGCTGCAAAACAGAAGATAAACGTCTTGAAGTTGGAGACATCATAACCGGAAAACCGAACCCGATCCTCCATGTCACGAATCGCGACGAGAATCTGTCCCATTTTGCTGTGCAATATACGCTTGCTCACCAGAATACCGCCCAGTAGCAATACCACCGTAATAAAGTACAGGATCGTGTGCGCCGAATCCGTTCGAAGATCCCAGCCAAGGCAGGTGCGCAGGTCAGTGATTCCATTGATCCCGCCGGTCCAGCCCTGACGCGTCACAAACAGAATTTCCATGATCCAGCAGAGCACCT
It encodes:
- the gspH gene encoding type II secretion system protein GspH translates to MSICSRGIDTLHGSSFRGGSAFTLIEMMLVISIMGLMSALAIPSLVSRLPDIHLNNTIWQLNALMRSARTQAMAESCRVELSLNATNSTYEIWADRNHDNLKTDNELLSRTVDGLNKVEYSYWPQNTVAFHADGTFVSGDDYYNVMWFWLRAGNAKNSYTVMVWPSGQMSTYKYNNG
- the urtE gene encoding urea ABC transporter ATP-binding subunit UrtE, with translation MLSIKDLHVAYGQSEVIHGISFEAKPRQVIAIMGKNGMGKSTLMKSIIGVVKPKSGRVMLDETDVASWDSSRRVKAGIAYVPQGRQIFSKLTVEENILSGLNPKSTHKAELMNDAYSMFHVLYDMRKRKGGNLSGGQQQQLAIARALVSEPKVLILDEPTEGIQPSIIKDIAYLLNQIKQSKNLSIIVTEQVLSFTIDIADHMYVIESGNIIHSDAKGSINEEKIKGYLSV
- the urtD gene encoding urea ABC transporter ATP-binding protein UrtD; this translates as MSLTKYVLSVENLTVSFDGFKAVDNVSLYLEMGRVHVIIGPNGAGKTTLLDLICGKTKPTSGSIEFGKYQLTTMAEQKIVQVGVGRKFQTPSIYPALSVFENLEVSYPRGRGVWGALAFRRDEEIMERISAVAKMIYLEDKLETQGELLSHGQKQWLEIGMLLMSDPRLLMLDEPVAGMSVDERNKTAALLDKICKDRSVLVIEHDMNFVREIAHRVTVMHQGKVLAEGSMEDVEKNEKVIDVYLGH
- the urtC gene encoding urea ABC transporter permease subunit UrtC; the protein is MDKKTNFTFFKDRSAVASFTLLAIVLLILFPLALDSFRLNMLAKYLSLAFVAVGLVLCWGYGGILSLGQGVFWGLGGYCMAAFLKLEAAKNIAAEAGTDQIKALTTVGLPDFMDWNQVTELPYIWYPFKSFPLTLICMLVVPGLLAYIISIAIFKRRVNGVYFAIITQVLCWIMEILFVTRQGWTGGINGITDLRTCLGWDLRTDSAHTILYFITVVLLLGGILVSKRILHSKMGQILVAIRDMEDRVRFSGYDVSNFKTFIFCFAAIISAVGGAMFTLNVGFMSPKLVTIAPSIYMVIFCAVGGRRSLVGAVYGTLIVSFGRTYFSEQFPELWMFIMGGVFILTTVVCSDGLAGLIEQYGGTVGSKCMKWTGMDKRSCPMQGKFKAGKELS